The Allocatelliglobosispora scoriae genome contains a region encoding:
- a CDS encoding neutral zinc metallopeptidase: MTLDNRLTRILAGAAVVIVLAACVSVRDRGGRDGEAPPVASLPASPSASPSGEVDGTTTAEEFQRDLTGAMSVAEEYWKARFEDSGQPFEPISRLVPYRGAGRLACGSEPVPANNAAYCPAGDFIAYDSAWALKAFRQIGDAFVYYLLGHEYAHGIQNRLGITHRYTVEHELQADCMAGAYLGDTVRVNALRLDSGDLGELQAGLLAVADDPGQPWFAPESHGTGKQRTDAFFEGYDTGLKACDLS; this comes from the coding sequence ATGACCCTCGACAACCGTCTCACCCGCATCCTCGCCGGCGCCGCCGTCGTGATCGTGCTCGCCGCCTGCGTCTCGGTCCGCGACCGGGGTGGCCGGGACGGCGAGGCACCGCCGGTCGCCTCCCTGCCGGCCTCTCCCTCGGCATCGCCGAGCGGTGAGGTCGACGGCACGACCACGGCGGAGGAGTTCCAGCGGGATCTGACCGGCGCGATGTCGGTCGCCGAGGAGTACTGGAAGGCCCGGTTCGAAGACAGCGGGCAGCCGTTCGAGCCGATCTCGCGGCTCGTGCCCTACCGGGGCGCGGGGCGGCTCGCCTGCGGTTCGGAGCCGGTTCCGGCCAACAACGCCGCCTACTGCCCGGCGGGTGACTTCATCGCCTACGACTCGGCCTGGGCGCTGAAGGCGTTCCGGCAGATCGGCGACGCCTTCGTCTACTACCTGCTCGGCCACGAGTACGCCCACGGCATCCAGAACCGCCTCGGCATCACCCACCGCTACACCGTGGAGCACGAGCTGCAGGCGGACTGCATGGCCGGCGCCTACCTCGGCGACACCGTCAGGGTCAACGCGCTGCGGTTGGACAGCGGGGACCTGGGGGAGCTGCAGGCGGGGCTGCTGGCGGTCGCCGACGATCCCGGACAGCCGTGGTTCGCCCCGGAGTCGCACGGCACCGGCAAGCAGCGCACGGACGCGTTCTTCGAAGGCTACGACACCGGACTCAAGGCCTGCGACCTCAGCTAG
- a CDS encoding GNAT family N-acetyltransferase: MLRGDKVGLRARHAEDVPILHEGLQDDVYTRLRADTRPWLPMSLQESPYAPRPSKESVICFSVVSLADGSLAGEALLWGIDTHNRFSHIGISMLPQSRGKGFATDTVRVLCQYGFMVLGLQRMQLETLSDNHAMRQAALSAGFTVEGTLRRTAWVNGEFVDDVIFGLLRDEWSGGPIPPTAS, from the coding sequence ATGCTGCGTGGTGACAAGGTCGGGCTCCGGGCCCGGCACGCCGAAGATGTGCCCATCCTGCACGAGGGGCTCCAGGACGACGTCTACACGCGGCTGCGCGCCGACACCCGGCCCTGGCTGCCGATGAGTCTGCAGGAGTCGCCTTACGCGCCCCGGCCGAGCAAGGAGAGCGTGATCTGCTTCTCCGTCGTGTCCCTCGCCGACGGCTCGCTCGCCGGTGAGGCGCTGCTCTGGGGCATCGACACGCACAACCGCTTCTCGCACATCGGCATCTCGATGCTGCCGCAGTCGAGGGGCAAGGGCTTCGCCACGGACACGGTCCGGGTGCTCTGCCAGTACGGCTTCATGGTGCTGGGCCTGCAGCGCATGCAGCTCGAGACGCTCTCCGACAACCACGCGATGCGCCAGGCCGCCCTCTCGGCCGGTTTCACGGTCGAGGGGACACTGCGGCGGACCGCGTGGGTCAATGGAGAGTTCGTCGACGACGTGATCTTCGGCCTGCTCCGCGACGAGTGGTCCGGCGGGCCGATCCCGCCCACCGCTAGCTGA
- the pdxR gene encoding MocR-like pyridoxine biosynthesis transcription factor PdxR: protein MAQSWTTFGIDLHLDLDTAHGRRTGLEQGLRDAIRDGRLAPRTRLPSTRALAAELGLARGTVSTAYEQLIAEGYLVARRGSGTAVAVLPRQTSGGGRTPMRVDGQRRPGDPDLTAFPVAGWLRATRRALAAAPAEAYYYGDPRGRIELRSALADYLGRTRGVLASPDQIIITSGYLQALALLAQVLRERGTTAVAMEDPGVRFHQTVVARAGLRVLPLPVDESGARTDLLRDGEIGGEAGAVVVTPAHQYPTGATLHPARRHTLAQWARARGGLVIEDDYDGEFRYDRQPVGSVQGTAPDQVAYVGSASKTLGPALRLGWLVLPHHLVDAVADAKLHHDHHTETIGQLTLAEFITGHDYDRHIRASRLRYRKRRDLLLARLQPTTAVRGAAAGLHAMISLPPGGPDEAAVLARTAGSGLPVTGLAEHWHDPGADHPPGVVVGYAACSDGAYPAALDTLGRALMS, encoded by the coding sequence ATGGCACAATCTTGGACCACTTTCGGGATCGACCTGCATCTCGACCTCGACACCGCGCACGGCCGCCGCACGGGGCTCGAGCAGGGGCTGCGCGACGCCATCCGGGACGGGCGGCTGGCTCCTCGGACACGGCTGCCCTCCACCCGGGCGCTCGCGGCCGAGCTGGGGCTGGCCCGGGGCACCGTCAGCACCGCTTACGAGCAGCTCATCGCCGAGGGCTACCTCGTCGCGCGACGCGGCTCGGGCACGGCGGTCGCGGTCCTGCCACGGCAGACGAGCGGCGGTGGGCGTACCCCCATGCGGGTTGACGGGCAGCGACGGCCTGGCGACCCGGACCTGACCGCCTTCCCGGTGGCGGGCTGGCTGCGGGCGACCCGGCGGGCGCTCGCGGCGGCACCGGCCGAGGCCTACTACTACGGCGACCCGCGCGGGCGGATCGAGCTGCGCTCGGCGCTCGCGGACTACCTCGGCCGGACCCGGGGCGTGCTCGCGAGCCCGGATCAGATCATCATCACCTCGGGATACCTGCAGGCGCTGGCGCTGCTCGCGCAGGTGCTGCGGGAGCGGGGCACGACGGCGGTCGCGATGGAGGACCCCGGCGTGCGCTTCCACCAGACCGTGGTCGCGCGGGCCGGGCTGCGCGTGCTGCCGCTGCCGGTCGACGAGAGCGGAGCACGAACCGACCTGCTGCGCGACGGCGAGATCGGCGGCGAGGCCGGGGCGGTCGTGGTCACCCCGGCGCACCAGTACCCGACCGGGGCGACCCTGCACCCGGCGCGGCGCCACACGCTGGCGCAGTGGGCACGGGCACGCGGCGGGCTCGTGATCGAGGACGACTACGACGGGGAGTTCCGCTATGACCGCCAGCCCGTCGGCTCCGTGCAGGGCACCGCTCCGGACCAGGTCGCCTATGTCGGCAGCGCCTCCAAGACCCTCGGCCCGGCGCTGCGGCTGGGCTGGCTCGTGCTGCCGCACCACCTCGTCGACGCCGTCGCCGACGCGAAGCTGCACCACGACCACCACACCGAGACGATCGGCCAGCTCACGCTCGCCGAGTTCATCACCGGCCACGATTACGACCGGCACATCCGCGCGAGCCGGTTGCGCTACCGCAAGCGGCGCGACCTGCTGCTCGCCCGCCTCCAGCCGACGACGGCGGTACGCGGCGCAGCCGCCGGCCTGCACGCCATGATCAGCTTGCCGCCCGGCGGCCCCGACGAGGCGGCCGTGCTGGCGCGGACCGCCGGATCGGGGCTCCCCGTCACCGGGCTCGCCGAGCACTGGCACGATCCGGGCGCGGACCATCCCCCGGGTGTCGTCGTCGGCTACGCGGCCTGCTCCGACGGCGCCTACCCGGCGGCGCTCGACACGCTCGGACGAGCGCTAATGAGTTGA
- a CDS encoding carboxymuconolactone decarboxylase family protein, with protein MSTETSAPGSVRLAVDTLAPHINKAMNALDAAARQVSLEPALLDLVRARASQLNGCAYCVDLHTRDARKGGESEQRLYALPVWREVPFFTPRERAALELTEAATRLTEGPVGDEVFALAAEQFSEVELAELIWAITVINAWNRLGATARPWPLTLS; from the coding sequence ATGAGCACAGAGACATCCGCACCCGGTTCCGTCAGGCTCGCGGTCGACACGCTGGCCCCGCACATCAACAAGGCGATGAACGCACTCGACGCCGCCGCTCGGCAGGTCAGCCTGGAGCCCGCCCTGCTGGACCTCGTCCGGGCCCGGGCATCGCAGCTCAACGGCTGCGCCTACTGCGTGGACCTGCACACCCGCGACGCACGTAAGGGCGGCGAGTCGGAGCAGCGGCTCTACGCGCTGCCGGTGTGGCGCGAGGTGCCGTTCTTCACGCCGCGCGAACGGGCGGCGCTGGAGCTGACCGAGGCGGCGACGCGGCTGACGGAGGGTCCGGTGGGCGATGAGGTCTTTGCCCTGGCGGCGGAGCAATTCAGTGAGGTGGAGCTGGCCGAGCTGATCTGGGCGATCACCGTGATCAACGCCTGGAACCGCCTCGGCGCGACAGCCCGCCCCTGGCCCCTGACCCTGTCGTAG